The Stenotrophomonas maltophilia genome segment CATGGCCCGCAAGACCAAAGAGGAGACCCAGGCAACCCGGGAAGGCATCCTTGACGCCGCCGAAGCCTGCTTCCATGAACACGGCGTGGCCCGTACCACGCTGGAGATGATCGGCGCCCGCGCCGGCTATACCCGTGGCGCGGTCTACTGGCACTTCAAGAACAAGAGCGAGGTGCTGGCCGCGATCGTCGAACGGGTGCACCTGCCCTTCATGCAGGAACTGGAGCGCACCTCCACCGACCAGCGCGACACCCCCGTGCACGACCTGCGCGCGGTGATGATCCACTCCTTCATCGAGCTGTCCGAAGACGAGCGCCTGCGCAAGACCATGGAGATCATGCTGCGCAGCGATGCCTCGGCCGACACCAGGGTGCTGACCGAAATGCAGCAGGCCGGATTCCGCGATGCGCTGGACCGGATGGAGCGTGCCCTGCGCCGCGCCCGCGATCTGGGCCAGCTGCGCGAAGGCGCCGACCCCAAGATTGCCGCGCGCATGCTGCATGCCACCGTGCTGGGCGTGCTGCACGGGGCGATGGTCGAACCGGACCTGATGGACCTCAAGCGCGACGGCATGCTCGCACTGGACATGACCCTGGCCGCTTACGTGAAGGACGGCGTGTTCGTGCCGGGCACTGTGCCCGAGCCGCTGCCCGAAGCGTGAGTGGCGCTGCTGCCGCCACCGCCGCGCCCATCTGAGGACAGCCCCGTGATCCTGGACAACGTGATGTGGGGCTTCATCGGCTGTGGCAGCGTCACCGAGAAGAAGAGCGGCCCCGCCCTGGCCAGTACACCCGGCTCACGGGTGGCAGCGGTCATGCGCCGCAATGCGGCATTGGCCGAGGATTATGCGCGGCGCCACGCGATTCCGCGCTGGTACGCGGACGCCGACGCACTCATCGCCGATCCGGAAGTGAACGCGGTGTACGTCGCAACGCCGCCCTCGACGCACATGCAATACGCGCTGCAGGCGATCGCCGCGGGCAAGCCGGTCTACATCGAAAAGCCGATGGCCATGGACCACGACGAGTGCCAGCGCATCATCGCGGCCAGCGCCCGCAGCGGCGTGCCCGTGTTCGTGGCCTACTACCGCCGTGCCCTGCCCCGCTTCGCACAGGTGAAGCAGCTGCTGGACAACGGCGCGATCGGAACGCCGCGCAGCGTGCGCGCCATCCTGCATCGGCCGCATTCGGCGAATGCCGCATCGCCCGACTTCTGGCGGACCAATCCGTCGATCGCCGGCGGCGGGCTGTTCGTCGATCTGGGCTCGCATACCCTGGACCTGCTCGACCATCTATTGGGGCCGCTGAGCGACGTGCGTGGCCTGGCCAGTTCGCTGACCGGCGCCTACGCCGCCGAGGACAGTGTCTCGATGTGCTTCCGTACCGGCAGCGGGGCGCACGGCATCGCGCAATGGAGCTTCTGCGCGTTCCGCCGCCAGGATGAGGTCGAGATCACCGGCGACCGCGGGCAGCTGCGCTTTGCCACCTTCGAGGACGTTCCAGTGGTTCTGGAGACCGAAGCGGGCATGCAGGCATTCGACATCCCGAACCCGCCATCGGTCCAGCAGCCATTGATCGCCTCCCTCGTGGACGAGCTGCGCGGCAACGGCCGTTCGCCCTCGAGCGGCATCAGCGCCGCCCGCACCAGTGCGGTGATCGACCAGGTGCTGCGGGACTACCGCACCCGGCAGTCGCGCTGACCGCACAAGAAAATGGCCGCCCTGCGGCGGCCCTTTCTGTTGCAGCGGGCGGGGTCAGAGCCCTCGCTGGGGCGAGGGATCCGACCCCAACGGGCATTACAGGATGTAGCGGCTCAGGTCCGGGTCCTGCACCAGCTCACCCAGGTGCTTGTCGACGTAGGCGCTGTCGATCGCCAGGCTTTCGCCATCGCGGTCCGGTGCCTCGTAGCTGAGCGAATCCAGCAGGCGCTCCAGTACCGTATGCAGGCGACGGGCACCGATGTTCTCCTGGCGCTCGTTCACCTGGAAGGCGATTTCGGCCAGGCGCTCGATGGCGTCGGCGGTGAAGCTGACCT includes the following:
- the smeT gene encoding efflux transporter SmeDEF transcriptional repressor SmeT; the encoded protein is MARKTKEETQATREGILDAAEACFHEHGVARTTLEMIGARAGYTRGAVYWHFKNKSEVLAAIVERVHLPFMQELERTSTDQRDTPVHDLRAVMIHSFIELSEDERLRKTMEIMLRSDASADTRVLTEMQQAGFRDALDRMERALRRARDLGQLREGADPKIAARMLHATVLGVLHGAMVEPDLMDLKRDGMLALDMTLAAYVKDGVFVPGTVPEPLPEA
- a CDS encoding Gfo/Idh/MocA family protein, which codes for MILDNVMWGFIGCGSVTEKKSGPALASTPGSRVAAVMRRNAALAEDYARRHAIPRWYADADALIADPEVNAVYVATPPSTHMQYALQAIAAGKPVYIEKPMAMDHDECQRIIAASARSGVPVFVAYYRRALPRFAQVKQLLDNGAIGTPRSVRAILHRPHSANAASPDFWRTNPSIAGGGLFVDLGSHTLDLLDHLLGPLSDVRGLASSLTGAYAAEDSVSMCFRTGSGAHGIAQWSFCAFRRQDEVEITGDRGQLRFATFEDVPVVLETEAGMQAFDIPNPPSVQQPLIASLVDELRGNGRSPSSGISAARTSAVIDQVLRDYRTRQSR